In the Campylobacter sputorum subsp. sputorum genome, TTAATATTTCATCTTCACAAATTAGAACAAATCTTGAAGATGATAAAATACCTGAAATTATCAAAGATGAAGTTATTAAATTTTACCAAGGAAAGAGATGAATCAAAGAATAGAAAATATAATCAAAATTTTAGACGAAAAAAAGGCTGAAGAAATTCAGTTTTTTGATATGAGCAAAGATGAGTATTTTGTAGATTATGTAATCATAGCTACAACACTAGGTGCTAAACATTCTTTGGCTCTCATTGATGAGTTAAAAAATAAGTTAAAGCCGCTTAAAGAAGAGTTTTTAAATGTTGAAATTTCAGATGAATGGAGTGTTATAGATCTAGGAGATATGGTAATTCACCTTTTTGATCCAGCTTATAGGGCAAAATACAATATAGAAGAGCTTTTAGAACAGATTAAAGAAATGAAAGAAAAGATTGTTTAAGACTTTCTATAAAGCAATTTTATAAATCCTAAAATCAAAAATACAGTCGCAATTAAAGCATAGCTTTTATCAAAAATAATTAAGAAAAATGCCGTAATTATAAAAATAAATCCTATTAAAATGGAATTTATTGTTTCATTTATAGCTTTTTTAAAATAGCTTAGTTGCTGTTTTGATATGTTTATTTCAAGTTCCCCATAGTTTAGCTTTTGTAGGCTATTTTTTGCGTTGTTTATAGTTTGTGGAATGTCTTCTATCTCATCCATTGCAAACTCAACAAATGTATACTTTTTGTTATAAGCTCTTGGTATATTTTTAACTAAAATTGGCAAAATATCCTTAATACCATTAAAATTTTCTATATAACTTGTTCCAAGACCTTCTATGATAGCACTTACTCTTAAAATATAAATTGCTTCCATTGGAAATTTAAATGGAAATTTCCTAGTGCTTTGCATTACTTCATTTGCCAAATCTTGCATATTTGAACTACTTAAAGCGTTATTGGAAAAGATTTCAAAAATTCTTTCAACAAATTCAGCCAATAAAATATCTGGCGTTTCGTAAGCACTTATCCCAAGTTTTTTTGAAGCTGCTATGTATTTGATATAATCCCCTTCATTTGCTGCTTTTAGCAAAGATATGATGGCAAGTCTTGTATCATTTGGAACCATTTTTACCATACCGTAATCAAGCAATATTATCTCGGAATTTTTATTTATAAGCACATTTCCAGGGTGGGGATCAGCATGAAAATATCCATTTATAAGCATTTGCTCGACATAAAACATAACTAAATCGTTTATAACCTTATTTATATTTATGTTGTGTTTTTTTATATTTTGTATATCATCAAACCTAAAACCTTCTTCGTAACTCATTGTTAGCATATCGTCGTTGCAATATTCTTTATATGCTTTTGGAAATTTAATATTACAATTTTTATAAATTTGTGAAAATTTTTCTAAATTTTTAAGTTCTTCGCTCATACTAATTTCTCTTAATATAGTCGATGAAAATTCAGATATTACCGCTTCTATAGAATGTTTTGTGTAATGAGAAAAGAGTGGAGAAAATATATGGCTTAAAAAATAAATAATCTTAATATCGCAAACTACCATCTTTTTTATGTTATATCTTCTTATTTTTACTGCAACTTTTGTGCCATCTTTAAGATAAGCTTCGTGAACTTGTCCTATGGAGGCTGATGCTATAGGGGTTTTGTTAAATTTAGTAAAAATATCATCTTTATATATTTTTTTAAAATCACTCTCGCTCATTGGAGGAAGCGAATCGTGAATCTTTTTTAACTCTTCTAAATATTTTGGAGAGAAAAAATCACTTCTAGTTGCTAGAACTTGGGCTAGTTTTATAAAACTTGCACCAAGCGAATTTATGTGTGTTGAAATTTGATTTGCTTTTAAGGGTTTAACTAGGAAAAAAGACTTTTTCTTTCTAATTAAAAGAAAAAATGTGAGTAATAAGCGAAAAATTTTCCAAATTCTTAATGGATTATAAAATTTTATCATCTATCTTTTTTTCTAATTTTTCAATGTCATCTTTTGTTGCTAAATTTAAATCTTTTATAATGTCTTTTAAAATATCTTTTAAAATTTGCATATGTCTTTCGTGCTCATCTTCTCCTTTTTCGTATAGACTTTTTAGAAAAGCTTTGCTGTCTTCTTTGCTTAATTTACCTTTTTGTTCCAAAGCATCTAGTTCTTTTTGAATTTTATCTTTTGTTGCTAAAAAGCCGCCAAGCCCTATGTAAAGTATATCTTTTAGCATAATTTGCTCCTAAATTTTAATTTATAATACCGATTATATCATAAAAGCAATAACTAAATTTTTAAAATATAAATACTATGAATTTTAAAAAAATGGCGTTGATATTTGGTTGCAAAAGATGGTAAAAACTTGTTTTTTGTTTTGATAAAATTATAAATTAATAAAAATTTAGTGGATTATTTGCGTTAATCATTTTATCAAAATATTTTAGGTAAAATTTAAGACTAATAATTTTTAAGGATAACAAGTGGCAGATTTTTACAACCCAAAAGATATTGAAGATAAATTTTATAAAATTTGTGAAGAACGCGGATATTTTGAGATAGATGGAAACAAAAGTATTCAAGAAGATGATAAGACATTTTGCATAATGATGCCACCACCAAATGTTACAGGAGTGCTTCATATCGGACACGCATTAACTTTTACGCTTCAAGATATAATAACTCGTTATAAAAGAATGGATGGCTATAAAACGCTCTATCAACCAGGAATGGATCACGCAGGAATCGCAACTCAAAATGTAGTTGAAAAGCGTCTTCTTGCAAAAGGCATTACAAAAGAAGAGCTTGGGCGTGAAAAATTCCTTGATGAAGTGTGGAAATGGAAAGAACAAAGCGGCGGAACTATCTTAAAGCAAATGAGAAAATTAGGTATCACACCAGCTTGGTCAAGACTTCGTTTTACAATGGATGATGGCTTAAAAAGTGCTGTAAAAAAAGCTTTTGTAAATTTATACAACGCTGGACTGATAGTTCGTGGAAATTATATGGTAAATTGGTGCACGCATGATGGTGCATTAAGTGATGTGGAAGTTGAGCATAAAGAAAATGCTGGAAAGCTTTATTATTTAAGATATTATTTAGCAGATGAGAATTTAACAAATTCAGCCAAAGAGAAACAAATTAATAAGGCAAAGTATCGTGCACTAAATTTGGAAAATTCGAGCGAAGAACAAACGAGATGTACTAATGGTGCTTCGCAGTGCAGTTCAAGTGAGAATTTTTCAAAGATGGCGTGCGAGACGAGCCGTTATGTTATAGTTGCTACAACTAGACCTGAAACATTCTTTGGCGACACCGCCATCATGGTAAATCCAAACGATGAGCGTTACAAGCATTTGATAGGCAAAAAGGTGATTTTACCTATCATTAACCGCGAAGTTGAGATAATAGCTGATGATTATGTAGATATGAGCTTTGGAACAGGCGTTGTAAAGGTAACTCCAGCTCATGATCAAAACGACTATGAAGTAGGAAATCGCCACGGCTTAGAATTTATTACTATATTTGATGAAAAAGGAATTTTAAACGATGAATGTGGCGAATTTAAGGGCTTAGAGCGACTTGAAGCAAGAGATAAGGTTGTTGAAAAACTTAGCAGTTTAGGAAATATTGAAAAAATAGAAGATTATACAAATCAAGTTGGGTATTGTTACCGCTGTAAAAATGTCGTTGAGCCTTACATTTCAAAGCAGTGGTTTGTTAAAAGCGATATCGCAAAAGAGGCTATAAAGGCTGTAAATGATGGCAAGGCAGAGTTTTTCCCAAGTCATTGGATAAATAGCTTTAATGCGTGGATGAGAGAGCTAAAAGACTGGTGCATTTCAAGGCAGCTTTGGTGGGGTCATCAAATCCCTGTATTTTACTGCGATGAATGTGGTTATGAGTGGGCTAGCGAAGAAGATATGCCAAAATGTTGTCCAAAATGTGGCAAAAACCACTTTCATCAAGACCCTGATGTGCTTGATACTTGGTTTAGCAGCGGGATTTGGCCGTTTTCAACTCTTGGCTGGGGAAATGGCGAAGCGTATAAAGATGAGAAGTGGTTTGAAAATGATTTAAATG is a window encoding:
- the rsfS gene encoding ribosome silencing factor, with translation MNQRIENIIKILDEKKAEEIQFFDMSKDEYFVDYVIIATTLGAKHSLALIDELKNKLKPLKEEFLNVEISDEWSVIDLGDMVIHLFDPAYRAKYNIEELLEQIKEMKEKIV
- a CDS encoding ABC1 kinase family protein; this translates as MIKFYNPLRIWKIFRLLLTFFLLIRKKKSFFLVKPLKANQISTHINSLGASFIKLAQVLATRSDFFSPKYLEELKKIHDSLPPMSESDFKKIYKDDIFTKFNKTPIASASIGQVHEAYLKDGTKVAVKIRRYNIKKMVVCDIKIIYFLSHIFSPLFSHYTKHSIEAVISEFSSTILREISMSEELKNLEKFSQIYKNCNIKFPKAYKEYCNDDMLTMSYEEGFRFDDIQNIKKHNININKVINDLVMFYVEQMLINGYFHADPHPGNVLINKNSEIILLDYGMVKMVPNDTRLAIISLLKAANEGDYIKYIAASKKLGISAYETPDILLAEFVERIFEIFSNNALSSSNMQDLANEVMQSTRKFPFKFPMEAIYILRVSAIIEGLGTSYIENFNGIKDILPILVKNIPRAYNKKYTFVEFAMDEIEDIPQTINNAKNSLQKLNYGELEINISKQQLSYFKKAINETINSILIGFIFIITAFFLIIFDKSYALIATVFLILGFIKLLYRKS
- a CDS encoding phasin family protein codes for the protein MLKDILYIGLGGFLATKDKIQKELDALEQKGKLSKEDSKAFLKSLYEKGEDEHERHMQILKDILKDIIKDLNLATKDDIEKLEKKIDDKIL
- a CDS encoding valine--tRNA ligase, which translates into the protein MADFYNPKDIEDKFYKICEERGYFEIDGNKSIQEDDKTFCIMMPPPNVTGVLHIGHALTFTLQDIITRYKRMDGYKTLYQPGMDHAGIATQNVVEKRLLAKGITKEELGREKFLDEVWKWKEQSGGTILKQMRKLGITPAWSRLRFTMDDGLKSAVKKAFVNLYNAGLIVRGNYMVNWCTHDGALSDVEVEHKENAGKLYYLRYYLADENLTNSAKEKQINKAKYRALNLENSSEEQTRCTNGASQCSSSENFSKMACETSRYVIVATTRPETFFGDTAIMVNPNDERYKHLIGKKVILPIINREVEIIADDYVDMSFGTGVVKVTPAHDQNDYEVGNRHGLEFITIFDEKGILNDECGEFKGLERLEARDKVVEKLSSLGNIEKIEDYTNQVGYCYRCKNVVEPYISKQWFVKSDIAKEAIKAVNDGKAEFFPSHWINSFNAWMRELKDWCISRQLWWGHQIPVFYCDECGYEWASEEDMPKCCPKCGKNHFHQDPDVLDTWFSSGIWPFSTLGWGNGEAYKDEKWFENDLNEFYPNTMLITGFDILFFWVARMMFQSQNALEKLPFKDIYLHALVKTADGSKMSKSSGNVIDPLVKIDEYSADILRFTLALLCVQGRDIRLSEEKMVLVRNFTNKLYNAHKYLLMNAPKFPDLNECEIKTKLGLYLHSRFKVCVNEVRTNLDTYRFNDAANTLYKFLWDEFCDWGIELSKAEKESVVELGAIFKEAMKLLSPFMPFLSEYLYHELSGSNLENSKSIMLSNYPKISKNDEEIEKLFSILIEAVISIRRAKAVIDLGNSKIPLAYVKLNSDIDLNDAIKFIKLLSKCEDVKFTDSKIENSITDVSGNLSTFVPLSGVDTSEFIKRLNAQKTKLEKEIAKLENMLGNEKFIANAPASVIETNKAGLQNAKTQLEKVLSELSNFA